The genome window ACTACCTCGCGGCTCTCGATCGCGAACTCGACACCGATCCGACCGACACCGATTCGCCGTTCTGACGAGAAACCAGCACTCGCGCGCGACCACGGCTAGATGATCAGATTTCTACGGTTTCTCGTGATCGCCAACATGCTCATCGCCATCGCGGTGGTCGCCACCATGCAGTCGAGTGCAGCGCAACTCGACATGGAGACGTTTCGGACCCTCGTGCTGGTGAGCCTGGTTCCCGCCCTGCTCGCCGTGTTGGCCGTCCTCTTCGGAGTACGTGAAACCCGTCGGAAAAAGGAATCCGACCCCGTCCGCATCGGCTTCCGCGGCCTCGGGCGCCGCTTTGCAATCTTCCTGGGCATCGTCGCGCTCTTCGATCTGGGCAACTTCTCCGACGCGTTCCTTGTCCTGCGGGCGCAGGAGCGGGGCCTGGGTGTCAGCGATCTGCTCTGGACATTGTTGGGCTTCAACCTGGTGTACGCGCTGGTCGCTACACCTGCAGGCGCCCTCTCCGACCGGATCGGACGACGGCGCCTCATCGTCGCCGGCTGGATCGCCTACGCAATGATCTATTTCGGATTCGCGTTGGCCGGAAGCAGCACGGAGATCGTCGCCCTCTACCTATGCTACGGCGCCTACTATGGCCTCACGGCAGGAACGGCCAAGGCGATGGTGGCGGATCTCGTCCCTGAACAGTTGCGCGGCACTGCGTATGGAACCTTTCACGCGCTGCTTGGCATCATCGACCTGCCCGCATCATTGATTGCTGGAGTGCTGTGGCAGGGGATCGGTTCCTGGCAGGGCTGGGGCCCCGCGGCGCCCTTCTACTTCGGAGCCGCAACATCCCTCGCAGCAGCCCTGTTGATGATGGCCTTCCTCCGCGACAACGACTGAAACCCATCCCCCTCGAAGTGGTTCCGCCGACCAGCACGACCAATCGCGAGGCGGGGGGCGGCCAGCGCGGAAATAAAGCGCAGGCATCTCGGCTGACGAGCGTGCGCACGTGCGCTAGCGGCGAAGCCGCGCAAGCGAACCCGCATTTGGGTCCAACGCGGCCACACAAGCCCCAGCCGAGCCATTCCGCGATGGCCGCCCCCCGCCTCGCGATCCGCCACGAGAAGCAAAGCGGACACCGCTTCTACCAACGACCCTCGGCTACGCCAGAGCGAACTCCGCGCTCGAGGAGCCGCCGCGTTGGTCGATCATCATGCCGGCGTTCTTCCAGCCGTCCTGCGTCCGCTCGGTGATCAATCCGAGCCGTTGGAGGTTGGGCACGACGGTGTGCATGTATGCGATGCTGTTGAGCTCCGCGTAGTTCGGCAGCCCCATCATCAGCTTCACGATGCTCTCACCGTCGATATCGTACTTCGGCCCGAGAACCTGGAGCATGTCGAGCTGCTGGTTGGCGTTCAGGGCCTCGAGGATCTGGAACGCCCAGTCCTCCATTGCGGCGAGCTCCTCGCTGCTGGCTTCCTTCACCACGCGACGCATCGTCAAGACACCGAACGCAGCGTGGCGCGCCTCGTCCTGCTCGACCCGCGTGATCATCTCGGTGAAGAAGGCGTTGCGGCTCTCCTGTCGCATCAGGTTCATGATGCCGACGGCCGTGCCCTCGAAGAGGGTCTGCATCCCGAGCATCTTCTTCTGCATGCCTTCGGCACCGAGCAGCTCATCGAGCAGATTCTTCAGCGTGGCGCCGACGGGGTAGAGGGTTCCCATCTTGCGCTGCAGGAACTTCGCGAACACCTCGGTATGACGCGCCTCGTCGATCACCTGGCTCGAAGCGTAGAGCTTCTGGTCGATGGTCGGACAGACGTTCGTCAGCTGCCCACAAAGCTGCAGGGCAGCCTGCTCGCCGTGAAGCAGTTGCGAAATGCTGAACGCCAGCTCATCGAAAGCCGCGGCTTTCTGGGTGGCCTCATCCTTGCCCATCAGCTTGCAGGCCTGGCCCATGAGGGAAGCTTCCGGGTTGAGCACCCACTCGTCCTTGGAGACCGGCATGTCCCAATCGAGATCGGTCTCGGCGTTCCACTGGTTGACCTTGCCCTTCTCGTAGAGGCTTCGCAGCTCGGCGACTTCACTGCCGTACTCCCAGGTCCAGTTCAGGTCGAGGGGGACCTGGATGTCCATGCGATCGCGAATCGACTGGATCTCCGCCTCATCGACGAACTCGATCACTTCGAACTCACCGAACCTCTTGCGGTGCTCTTCCATCAACTTCTTCACGATGCCTTCTCCTTGGGCGCGGAGTCGGGCTGGCGGGCCAGACCGAAGTGAACGAATGCTCTGACTTCCTCACGGCGGGCGCGGACGGCCTCGGCCGAGAAGATCGGACGCCCCAGCAGTTCGTCGCCGAACTCGCCGGATGCGAAGGGATACACACAGGTTCCCACCAGCGTCTGGACCGTGTGGGGAACCGAGACCGGGCGGAAGCTGCCATCGGCAACTCCGGCCTCGATCACCGACTGGATGGCCGCGATGACCCGGGCGAGGGTGGCGTTCACGGCATCCGACTCGGGCAGGCCTCCTTCCGGGAGATCGTTGTCCTCGAAGAGGGCGCGAAGAAGCAGACGCGCCGTCGTCGGCTGCTCGGCGAGGACCGAGATGAGCTCGTCGAGCCCGGCTTCCAGGCGGACTGGCGGCGCATGCTGTGCACCGAGCGCTGCCCCCAATCGGGCCTCGAGGCGCAGGAGAACCCCGTCGAGCATGCTGCAATAGAGAGCGGCCTTGCTCGGGAAATGGTGAAAGAGCGACGACTTCGAGAGCCCGGCCGCCTCGGCGACCTCGCGAAGGCCGACACCGGCATACCCGCGCTGCGCAAAGCGGGCTTCGGCGACCTCGAGAATCTTCTTCCTGGAACTGGGGCCGGGGGCCTCGGTCATTGAGCAGACAACCTCGTTTGGGGCTCTATCCCTTCGACCGGTCGGTCGGGGGGCTTGAACTTAGTCGACCGATCGGTCGGACGGCAAGCGAAATCGTCCCTCGATGGGACATTCCTCTCATGCCGTCAGCCTCTGGCTCGGATCAGGGCTGAACGACGCGGACCGGGCCGAACGGCTCGAGCTGAGGGACCAGGGCCTCGGCCGGCCCGACCACGACGATCAACGCGTCGTCGGGTCTCACGAAATCCGTAGCAGCGGCGGCCGTCTGTTCCGCGACCAGGGCTCGGATGCGGCCCCGATACGTATCCAGGGAATCCTCGGGAAGCCCCTGGACATCGAGTTCGACGAGACCGGAGAGCACGGCCGCGGAAGTCTCGAGCCCCAGGGCGAAACGCCCCACCAACAAGCTCTTGGCCGCCGCCAGCTCCTCCGCGGAAGGAGGTTCGCTCCGGATCCGAGCAAGTTCGGCCAGGGTCAGCTCGATGACCCGACCCACTTCCGGAACCCGGGTGAAAGTGCCGACGGCGAAGGGCCCGCGAAGGCGGCGTCCTGCGAATTGGCTGAAAACCCCGTAGGTAAGCCCTTCCTCAGCGCGGATCTTCGACATCAGCCGCGAAGAAAAACCAGCGCTACCGAGGACGGTGTTCATCACCTGGATCGGAATGCGGCGAGGCTCCTGCCGCGTGATGCCTGGATGGCCGACGATGATCTGGGCTTGCCCGAGATCCGGACGATCGACGACGACGATCTCACGGCCCGTTCGGTCCGGTGGTTCCGGGCCCGCCTCGGGCACCGGCCCGGCGGGCCACCCGCCATACGCCTCCTCTACACGAGCGAGCAGCGTCTTCGGGTCGAGATCCCCGACCGCAAAGAAGATCGCGTTGGCCGGGACGAAGACCCGTTGATGGAAAGCTCGGGCCTGTTGGGCTCCGAGTTTCGCAACCGTCTCCGGCCGACCCGAAGTCGGCCATTGGTAGGGATGGCCCGGGTTCAGCGCCGCCGCAAAGGTCCAGGAAGCGAGGATTTCCGGATCCTCCCGCGCCTTCTCGAGGGAAGCCAGTTGTTCGGCTCGCACACGGTCCACCTCGTCGGAATCGAAGCGAGGCCGCAGTACGACGTCGGCGAGCACATCGAATAACATCTCTCGATCCCGGCTCAGGCCGCCAACACCTGCGCTCATGGCATCCCAACTCGCCGACACACCGAGCGACGCGCCCAACGCGTCGACGACCGAGGCCAGCTCGAGGGCCGTGCGCGCGCCCGCACCCCGCCCCATGAGCTCGGCCGTGAAATCCGCCAGGCCGGCTTCGGCGGCCGGCACAATGGCGGCACCGCGCCGTATCTGCACGCCCATATCGAACCGGGGAAGCCTGCGGTCTTCGAGAGCGATCACCGTCAGACCGTTGTCGAGCGTCCGCCGATGCAGGCGTGTGGCATCGACGACGGGGCGGTCCTGGGCCGGCGCCGGAGGAAGTTCCCAGGCATGGGGAGCCTGCCCGGGGAAGCCCGGAAGCGAGCTGCAGCCGAGCGCAAGTCCGAGAACTGTCGCCAGGAGCGCCTTCGCCACGAGGCGCATCACGAACCCTCCTCCGCCGGGGGCGGCATGAGGTGCAGCACCGTTCGCTTCTCTGGCCGGAGGTACGCCTCCGCGACACGCTGGACATCCTCGGCCGTGACGCGTTGGATCGCGTCGAGCCGTTCCTGCAAGGGGCGCACGCGCCCGAAGCTCAGCCACTCCCGGCCGAGGCGCGAAGCCAGGGCGTGGCTGGTGCCGAGGCCGCCGATCAAGGCGACCTCGAGTGCGCGCTGCGCCTTCTCGACTTCTGCAGCCGAAGGCGGCGCCATGCGCAGCGCCTCGATTTCTTCGAAGAAGACTTCTTCGGCGCGTTCGAGAGCCACACCGGGACGCAGGCTGACGAATCCGTAGACGAGGCCGGCACGCTCGAGTTCCCAGTAGCTGGCGCTGGCACCCAGGGCGACGGGCTCTTCATGCACCAACCGCTTGTAGAGCCGGCTGGTGCGTCCACTCGAAAGAATGGTGCTCATGACGTCCAGAGGCTCGGCATCCGGATGACCACTGGGTGGCGCATGCCAGGCCACCGCCAGGGTCGGCGCGCGTACGTCGAAGTGCACGGTCGCGCGCCGCTCGCCCTGTTGATCAGGCTCCTCGGTCGGGTTTCGCGGAACGTCGGGACGCGTGCGCAGAGGCCCGAGATGTTGGTTGATCAAGGCCAGCGTCTCGTCGGTATCGAAATCTCCGGCGATCGTGATGACGAGGTTGTTCGCTGCGTAGTAGTCGTCGAAAAAGGCACGGCACTCGGCGACACCCATCTTCTCGAGATCGCTCTTCCATCCGATCGTCGGCACGCGGTAGGGATGCGCCTGGAACGCGAGAGCCATCAGCTGCTCGAAGAGCTTGCCTTCCGGATTGCTCTCGGTGCGGAAGCGGCGCTCTTCGATGACGACCTCACGCTCGCTGGCCAGGCTGTCCTCACTGATGTCGAGGAAGCGCAATCGCTCGGCTTCGAGCTCGATCACCAGGGGCAGATTCTCGCGGGTGACGTCGGCGAAGTACACGGTGACGTCGCGGGATGTGAAGGCGTTCAGCCGGGCGCCGCGCTTCTCGAGAATGGTCTGGTGGGCTTCGGGCGGTAGATGCTCGGAACCGCGGAACATCATGTGCTCGAAGAGATGGGCGAGACCTGTCCAACGCGCCTCGTCGCCAGAACCCACGTCCACCCAGATCTGGAAGGAAACGACCGGCGTACTCGGATCCTCGAGGGTGAGCACGGTCAGGCCGTTGGGGAGGACCGTCGTGCGGGTTCGGACAGCCGGATCCTCGAAGGCCGCCGATTCCCCCGCATGGGCAGCAGAAGCAACGAAACCGCCCATGGAGCCCGCGATCCAGAGAGGGCCCGCGATCCAGACCAAGCCTGCGATCCGGAGCGAGGTTGCGATCCAAAGCGCCAGGCGCCCCGTCTTTCCGAGCGCCTGCCCGAGCTGGTTCATGGCGACGGACGGTACCCAGCGCCTACCTTCGGCGCCATGCCGATTCAGCAGGACGAAGCCCTGCGCAAATTGCTCGAGAGCGTGCGGACGATCGCCGTCGTGGGCATCAAGGCGGGCGTCGGCGATGACGCCTACCGGGTGCCGGCGTACATGCAGAGACAAGGCTACGAAATCCTCCCGGTATCCCCGAAGCTCGACGTGGTCTTGGATGAACCTTGCGTCGCGAGCCTCGGCGCGCTGCCCGAGACCCCAGACCTGATCAATTTGTTTCGGGCGGCCGACCATGTGCCGGCCCACGTGGATGAGATCCTCGCCCTCGACCCCCTGCCGCGGGCCGTTTGGATGCAGTTGGGCATTCGCCACACGGAGGCTGTCGCGCGCCTCGAAG of bacterium contains these proteins:
- a CDS encoding insulinase family protein, whose translation is MMRLVAKALLATVLGLALGCSSLPGFPGQAPHAWELPPAPAQDRPVVDATRLHRRTLDNGLTVIALEDRRLPRFDMGVQIRRGAAIVPAAEAGLADFTAELMGRGAGARTALELASVVDALGASLGVSASWDAMSAGVGGLSRDREMLFDVLADVVLRPRFDSDEVDRVRAEQLASLEKAREDPEILASWTFAAALNPGHPYQWPTSGRPETVAKLGAQQARAFHQRVFVPANAIFFAVGDLDPKTLLARVEEAYGGWPAGPVPEAGPEPPDRTGREIVVVDRPDLGQAQIIVGHPGITRQEPRRIPIQVMNTVLGSAGFSSRLMSKIRAEEGLTYGVFSQFAGRRLRGPFAVGTFTRVPEVGRVIELTLAELARIRSEPPSAEELAAAKSLLVGRFALGLETSAAVLSGLVELDVQGLPEDSLDTYRGRIRALVAEQTAAAATDFVRPDDALIVVVGPAEALVPQLEPFGPVRVVQP
- a CDS encoding insulinase family protein is translated as MNQLGQALGKTGRLALWIATSLRIAGLVWIAGPLWIAGSMGGFVASAAHAGESAAFEDPAVRTRTTVLPNGLTVLTLEDPSTPVVSFQIWVDVGSGDEARWTGLAHLFEHMMFRGSEHLPPEAHQTILEKRGARLNAFTSRDVTVYFADVTRENLPLVIELEAERLRFLDISEDSLASEREVVIEERRFRTESNPEGKLFEQLMALAFQAHPYRVPTIGWKSDLEKMGVAECRAFFDDYYAANNLVITIAGDFDTDETLALINQHLGPLRTRPDVPRNPTEEPDQQGERRATVHFDVRAPTLAVAWHAPPSGHPDAEPLDVMSTILSSGRTSRLYKRLVHEEPVALGASASYWELERAGLVYGFVSLRPGVALERAEEVFFEEIEALRMAPPSAAEVEKAQRALEVALIGGLGTSHALASRLGREWLSFGRVRPLQERLDAIQRVTAEDVQRVAEAYLRPEKRTVLHLMPPPAEEGS
- a CDS encoding MFS transporter, whose translation is MIRFLRFLVIANMLIAIAVVATMQSSAAQLDMETFRTLVLVSLVPALLAVLAVLFGVRETRRKKESDPVRIGFRGLGRRFAIFLGIVALFDLGNFSDAFLVLRAQERGLGVSDLLWTLLGFNLVYALVATPAGALSDRIGRRRLIVAGWIAYAMIYFGFALAGSSTEIVALYLCYGAYYGLTAGTAKAMVADLVPEQLRGTAYGTFHALLGIIDLPASLIAGVLWQGIGSWQGWGPAAPFYFGAATSLAAALLMMAFLRDND
- a CDS encoding TetR/AcrR family transcriptional regulator, whose amino-acid sequence is MTEAPGPSSRKKILEVAEARFAQRGYAGVGLREVAEAAGLSKSSLFHHFPSKAALYCSMLDGVLLRLEARLGAALGAQHAPPVRLEAGLDELISVLAEQPTTARLLLRALFEDNDLPEGGLPESDAVNATLARVIAAIQSVIEAGVADGSFRPVSVPHTVQTLVGTCVYPFASGEFGDELLGRPIFSAEAVRARREEVRAFVHFGLARQPDSAPKEKAS